In the genome of Microcoleus vaginatus PCC 9802, the window AGTTTCAATCCTTCCAAGTCAACTATTTTGGAGAGTCGGTCTCCCAAAATGCGGTTGCCGATTTGGTCGTGGGTTTGGGCAAACACCAGAAATTTATGACCGGGTTCATCCTTAACAGAATTGCCGTGTTTCCGCTTTCTGTGGGGGGCGTACTGACCGGAGTAAACAAAGCTTTCTTTGAAGGCTTTTTCTAAGTGTTCGCACTTGCCGAAATCTTGGTAGTATCGGTCGTCTTCTCCAGTGAGCAAGGCGTGCAGTGCGTGGTGGAAATCATCGCACCATTGGGCGTCTATTCCGAAGCCTCCCTGTTCTTTAGGACGTATAGTGCGGACATCATTTAAGTCACTTTCTGCTATTAAATAAAGTTGCCGTCCTACCTCTTGGGAAATCTCGGCAGTGGCATCGGAGAGTTCTTGCAAAAACGGTCTTGCACTTACTTCAAATATTGCTTGAATTGCATCTAATCTCAGGGCGTCGATGTGATAGTCTCGAAACCAGTAAAGGGCGTTTTCAATAAAGTAGTTACGCACGCCGTCGCTGTAGGCGTCGTCGAAGTTGAGGGGGTCTCCCCAAACTGAGCCGTATTTTGAGGTAAAGTATGGCCCGAATTCACGGAGATAGTTTCCTTCGGGGCCGAGATGGTTGAAAACTACATCAAGAATTACGGAAATGCCGTGTTCGTGGCAAGCGTTGACGAGTGTTTTGAAGCCTTCGGGGCCGCCGTAGGAGTTTTGAACTGCGTAGGGATATACGCCGTCATATCCCCAGTTTCGCTCGCCGGGGAATTGGGCAACTGGCATTATTTCGATGGCGTTGATTCCCAATTCTTTAAGTTGTTTTAGCTGGGGAATTATTGCTTCAAATGTTCCGGCTTGGGTGAATGTGCCGACGTGCAGTTCGTAAATAATCATTTCGGGTAGCGGCACGCCTTGCCAATTTGTGTCAGTCCAAGTAAAAATATTTTCATCTATTACTTGCGACGGAGCGTGTACGCCTTGGGGTTGATATTTTGAGGCTGGGTCTGGCCGGTCGGTTTTTCCTTCGATTTGGTAGGTGTAAAGGGTTCCTGGTTCGATGTCTGTAGCTGTCGTTTCCCAATAACCTTCTGCGGATTGTTGCAGGGGTATCAGGCGTTTTTTTGGGGAAACAATTTGGACTGCTATTTGTTTGATTGTGGGCGCCCAAACGGTAAATTTACATTGGTTGTTGCCGAGGTAATTTGCTCCTATCTTCACTTTGAGCTGTTCTCCTTATAAAATAGGTTGGTAGTTCGATCGCCCGACGCGCTATCAAATGCTTGCCCTTAACGTTCAGCGCCTGTTTAGACGGTAATATTACTTAATATCACAAACAACTAACTTTAGACAGAGGCATCAAAGGCTAAAATTGTGTACTGGGCAAAATTAGCGGTTGGTTATGTCTAAATTAGAGCAGGAATCGGCACGGGGGCGATCGCCAAATTAACGGCCTGGAAGCGTTAATATTTCTGGTTGATATCATGTCGAAAATCTGCCTAAAGGTAGGTAAAAAATCAGCGCGAGTGTGGATTTTATGGTTATGGCTTTTGGACGGGAAATCTGCTGCAATCTCGACTCGGCGGAGTCTCGGGAGTGGTTGGTCACAAACGGGATCGGCGGTTACGCTAGCGGGACGATCGCAAATCTACTCACCCGCCGCTATCACGGCTTGCTGGTAGCTGCCCTCCAACCCCCCCTGGGACGCACTTTGATGCTCGCCAAGCTGGACGAGACGGCTGTGTATCACGATCGCCCCTATCCGCTTTATACAAACCGCTGGGCCGACGCGGCGATCGAACCCCACGGCTACAACTACATCGAAAGCTTTCACCTCGAAGGCACGACGCCTGTTTGGAGGTTTGCTCTCGCCGACGCTATCCTGGAAAAGCGGATTTGGATGCAGCAAGGTGCTAACACAACATATATTCAATACCGCTTGCACCGCGCCTCACAACCGATCGCCCTCGCTGTCAAAGCCCTAGTCAACTACCGCGACTACCACCACACGACGAGCGCCTGTGACTGGCACATGAGCCTACAAACCTTGGAACGCGGGGTTTGTGTGACTGCATTTCCCAAGGCGACGCCGCTGTACCTGCTGACAGATGCCACACCAGAAGCTACATTCCAAGTCTCTGCGCCCTTATACAATTGGTACTACGGATTTGACTTGGCAGCAGAAAAGCGGCGCGGATTGGATTACTGCGAGGATCACTTGCACGCGGCGACTTTTCACATGACGATCGCACCGGGAAGTTCTCTCACATTGATAGCCAGCACGGAGAAAAATCCCGAACTCAACGGCGGTACAGCTTTAGAATGGCGCCACACTTATGACCAACAACTGCTGCACAACTGGTCAAAAGTGAGTGAATGTCCCGACTGGATCAATACCTTAGTGCTCGCCGCCGACCAATTTATCGTCAGCCGCCCCCTACCGGAGGAACCCGAAGGCAAAACGATCATCGCCGGATATCCCTGGTTCAGCGACTGGGGGCGCGATACGACGATCGCCCTACCCGGCCTCACAATCTGTACCGGGCGATGGGAAATTGCGCGATCGATTTTGCGGACATTTGCGCGGTATGTCGATCGGGGAATGCTGCCGAACCGCTTCCCGGATGCGGGCGGCGAACCGGAATACAACACCGCAGACGCCACGCTGTGGTACTTTGAGGCCATCCGCGCTTATATCGATGCCACGGGAGACGACGAACTTTTGACCGAACTCTGGCCGGTGTTATGTGAGATTGTTGACTGGCACTTGCAGGGTACTCGGTATAACATCCGCGTCGATCCCGATGACGGTTTAGTCTACGCGGGCGAAACCGGCGTGCAACTGACTTGGATGGACGCGAAAATCGGCGATTGGGTGGTGACGCCTCGGATTGGTAAGCCGATCGAACTCAGCGCGCTTTGGTACAATGCTATACAAGCTATGGCAAGTTTTGCTCGAAAACTGGGCAAGCCTCACAATGAATACCAGCAATTGGGCGATCGAACAGCCGCCGGATTTCCTCGCTTCTGGAACGCCTCAAGCGGTTACTGTTACGACGTTCTCGACGGTCCAGACGGACACGATGCCTCGCTGCGGCCCAACCAAATATTCGCCGTATCCTTGCCCCTAGACTCGATTCCTCCTCACTCCGCCAACTCATTGTCCGCGGGGATGCGCCAGGAAACCCGCTATACGCCGTTACTGACGCCCATCCAGCAGCGTGGCGTGGTGGACGCCTGCGCTCAACAGCTTCTGACTTCTGTCGGCCTCCGCAGCCTCTCGCCGCAGCACCCGCAATATCGCGGCGCATACGGAGGCGACCAATTGCAGCGCGACAGCGCCTACCACCAAGGCACAGTTTGGGGCTGGCTGATTGGCCCGTTTGTCTTGGCGCACTTACACGTATACAAAAACCCAGGACAAGCTCGCGAATTCCTCGAACCGATGGCACATCATATAAGGGGCGGCGGAGTTGGCAGTCTGGGCGAAATTTTTGAGGGCGACGCCCCTCACTCGCCGCGAGGCTGCACGGCTCAAGCTTGGACTGTGGCTGAGGTGCTGCGGGCGTGGTTGGCAATTAATACTGTGGGTGTTTAAATTAGTAGTGTTATCAATCATTTGGTAATATCGCAAATTCAAGACCTCAAGAGAATCTCTCTTTCTCTGTCTGTTCTCTTTCTCTGCGTCAAGAGCACCTCTGCGGTTCGTTTAAAAAAAGAGTTCACCAATCTGCCTATCCTTGCTATAAACTAGGTGGGTTATTCAGCAACGAAATCAAGACAACTACTAATTAAATAGGAGATTTATGGCATTATTATTAGCGGGCGATATTGGCGGAACTAAAACAATTTTGCGCTTAGTGGAAAGGACTGTTAACGGTGAAATGAATCCTCTTTACGAGTTTCGCTATCCGAGCGGGGAGTTTCCCGATTTAGTGCCGATGGTGCAGCAGTTTTTGAGGGAAGCTGCTACGAAATTGGATTTGGCGCCATTGCCTGAAAAAGCTTGTTTTGCGATCGCAGGCCCGGTGGTTAACAACACTGCAAAACTGACTAATTTACCTTGGATGTTGGATGCGAAGCGTCTGGAACAGGAATTAGGAATATCACACGTTAGTTTAATTAATGATTTTGTGGCGGTTGGCTACGGCGTGTGGGCTTTGGACGATCGAGATTTGCACACTTTGCAAGTTGGCAAACCCCGCCAATACGACCCAATTGCTGTGATTGGTGCGGGTACTGGTTTGGGAAATTGTTTTGGAATTCCCGAGGCAAATGGCATCAGGGTTTTTTCTTCGGAAGGGGGACACGGTGACTTTGCTCCTCGTTCGGAGTTGGAGTTTCAATTGCTGAAATATTTGTTAGCCAAACACGACATTTCCCGAATATCGATCGAGCGTGTAGTTTCGGGACAAGGGATTGTTTCAATTTACCAGTTTTTGCGGGACAGAAAGTTTGCTCCTGAATCGCCGGAGATAGGGGAAGTTATCAAAAAATGGGAGTCAGAAATCGGTAAAACCGAGAAGAGTGTTGATCCGGGGGCGACAATTGCACAGGCGGCACTCAAAAAGTGCGATCGGCTTTCGGAACAAACAATGCAAATGTTTGTAGAAGCTTACGGTGCAGTGGCCGGAAATTTGGCTCTGACACTGTTACCTTACGGCGGTTTGTACGTAGCCGGCGGCATCGCTGCTAAAATTTTGCCGCTGATTCAAGAAGGGGGTTTTATGCGAGCGTTTACGCACAAAGGCCGGATGGATTCGCTGTTAGAAATGATGCCAGTTCGTCTTGTTTTGAATCCCAATGTAGGGTTAATTGGAGCGGCTGTTTGTGCGGCCGGTCTTTAGGATGATTTTAAATAGTTTGGGCGGGCAAGATGCCCACCCCACAAGAATTTTGTGGCACAGGCATCTTGCCTGTGCAAATATTTGGGGCGGGCAAGATGCCCACCCCACAAGAATTTTGTGACACAGGCATCGTGCCTGTGAAATCCTTGTGACACAGGCATCTTGCCTGTGAAATCCTTGTGGCACAGGCATCTTGCCTGTGCAAATATTTGGGGCGGGCAAGATGCCCACCCCACAAGAATTTTGTGGCACAGGCATCTTGCCTGTGAAATCCTTGTGGCACAGGCATCTTGCCTGTGAAATCCTTGTGGCACAGGCATCTTGCCTGTGACTGAAGCTTGGGCGGGCAAGATGCCCACCCCACAAGAAATTCAGAAAAAGCTAAACTTCATATATTTGCCAGAAAAAAGGATATTCCTCTGGAGTCACTGAAAGACCAGCTTTGACAGGATTTTGCCTAATATATTCCCAAAAAACCTGAAATTCTCGTTCATCTCTGACAATGTGGTCATGTCGCTCATCCTGCCATACAGTACCAATATGCTTCATCACCTTGGGAATTTGTTTAGAACTGTAGCTTTTCATACTGTGCAGAATGCTGCTGAGCGACCAGAATTTATTATCCGACTTTGCTAAAGGCTGCATTAGCATATGCACATGATCGGGCATTACAACTAAGCAGAAGATTTGATACCTTTGCCTATCAAAAAACTTGCAAGCATTTAGGACAACTTGTCTGGCTGCCGGAGTTAATTCAAGCTTCTCCCAAGTATTAAAAGTGATGAAATAGACCGCTCCTTCTAACTCCCAATGAGGTAAATTTCTGTAAGCAACTTTTAATTGAGCCTCTCTGAGTTTAAGCGGCAGACTAGAAGCCTGTCCCAGAAAAAGCTGATATTGACCTGTGGGGTGGGCATCTTCCGCGCCCAAATCCTGATTGCTTCCCTGACTCAAATTTTCGCGAATCATATTACTAAGCAAAACCACAACTTAATCTAAAATAGCCTTCATCAGGCAAGATTCCCATACCCTTACAGCTCATTTTCCTAAAGTCTTTAAATTTTTGTGGGGTGGGCATCTTGCCCGCCCCAAATATGCCGCTTAAATTGCCACAGCTTATCTCATCTTCAAAATCTTCTGGGCTGCACTTTCCGACACCGGCATCACCGATAACCGATTGCCTTTTCTCACCAGCAAAATCTCATCAGCGCTAAAGTTTTTTTTCAGTTCATCCAAAGATATTAACTTAGCAAACTCCTCAACAAACTCAACTCTCACAGTTTGCCAGCGAGGAGCATCAAACTGCGATTTAGCATCATAATATTCGCTATTCCTATCGAACTGAGTAGGGTCAGCAACCCCAGTTTCTACGACGCGCACTAAGCCGACAATTCCCGGTATTTTAGTATTAGAATGGTAAAAAAATACTAAATCTCCCCGACTCATTTCTCGCATAAAATTGCGCGCTTGATAGTTGCGAACGCCATCCCAAATGGAAGTGCGATCGTGCTTCAAATCCCCAATACTATAAACATTCGGTTCCGACTTCATTAGCCAATAATTCATACAATCTATTCGCTTGGGTTAGCCAAATATTCTTTAATTTTATCTAAACACTGCTGCATAGCTTTTTGCATAAAAACCTGGACTAGCAACAACCCAAGCGGATAGAATACCGGAGAAGTCAGCATAAAATAAAACTCCCAATCAATCCGAGTTCCCTTTGCTGTAGCAGTGAAATTCCAATCTCCGCCACCAGACTCAATGAGTAGAGAAACCGGAAACTTAAACCCTCTAACCAGTCGGTAGGTTTGTCTTTCTGGCTTTTTGAAAGTAATGATTTCTTCATCAATCACCGAAGAGTCGGAATTTTCTATCCGCCGCACGCCGCCTTCACGCATCTCTCCACCATCTGCCATCTCAGCTTTAATAATTGCTGGAATTGGGCCATATCCGCGAAAGACTTTTGGCAGATTAGACAGGGATGTAACAAAATCAAAGACTAATTCAGGCGATGCAGCGATTTCTACTAATGCGTTGGTTTTAACTAACATTTATTCCTCCCCCCACCTGATTTGATAATGAACTGTGAGTTAAAAGTGCGTAATTTTAATTATAAAATATCCTTCCGCTTCTGCAACCACAGAGTCAACATCAAATAAACGAAAATATGCACGCACAAAACACCCCAATTTAAACTCAAATTCTCCCAGGTTGGATCGTAAACAGGAGTAGGCTCAAACGGCTGAGGAAGCGTACTCCCATCCGGTAATGTAGTAGGCGCCGGAACCATCCCATTCACATTAACTAAAGAGCCGTAAGCACCCACAGACCAGCGGCTTAACATCAGCCAAGAAAACTTGCTCGCCGCACCTTCCATCTTAAACAAAACTCCCGAAAAAATAATCTGAGGCAGCAATAAGAGAGGCAAAGCGCTATTAGCTTGAGAGCTATTTTTAACAATCGCAGAAACCACTAATCCGAGACTGACACAACTCATTAAAGTTAGGAATGTGGTAATACTTGCTCCCACAGGCCAGGAAATAAAACTCGGTTCGGGGGATTTAAAAGCAATCAGAATAACTCCTACCATTAACAGTGTTTGCAATACTGCCACACCAGAAAGTATAAAAATTTTTGAA includes:
- a CDS encoding glucokinase, which codes for MALLLAGDIGGTKTILRLVERTVNGEMNPLYEFRYPSGEFPDLVPMVQQFLREAATKLDLAPLPEKACFAIAGPVVNNTAKLTNLPWMLDAKRLEQELGISHVSLINDFVAVGYGVWALDDRDLHTLQVGKPRQYDPIAVIGAGTGLGNCFGIPEANGIRVFSSEGGHGDFAPRSELEFQLLKYLLAKHDISRISIERVVSGQGIVSIYQFLRDRKFAPESPEIGEVIKKWESEIGKTEKSVDPGATIAQAALKKCDRLSEQTMQMFVEAYGAVAGNLALTLLPYGGLYVAGGIAAKILPLIQEGGFMRAFTHKGRMDSLLEMMPVRLVLNPNVGLIGAAVCAAGL
- a CDS encoding glycogen debranching protein, encoding MVMAFGREICCNLDSAESREWLVTNGIGGYASGTIANLLTRRYHGLLVAALQPPLGRTLMLAKLDETAVYHDRPYPLYTNRWADAAIEPHGYNYIESFHLEGTTPVWRFALADAILEKRIWMQQGANTTYIQYRLHRASQPIALAVKALVNYRDYHHTTSACDWHMSLQTLERGVCVTAFPKATPLYLLTDATPEATFQVSAPLYNWYYGFDLAAEKRRGLDYCEDHLHAATFHMTIAPGSSLTLIASTEKNPELNGGTALEWRHTYDQQLLHNWSKVSECPDWINTLVLAADQFIVSRPLPEEPEGKTIIAGYPWFSDWGRDTTIALPGLTICTGRWEIARSILRTFARYVDRGMLPNRFPDAGGEPEYNTADATLWYFEAIRAYIDATGDDELLTELWPVLCEIVDWHLQGTRYNIRVDPDDGLVYAGETGVQLTWMDAKIGDWVVTPRIGKPIELSALWYNAIQAMASFARKLGKPHNEYQQLGDRTAAGFPRFWNASSGYCYDVLDGPDGHDASLRPNQIFAVSLPLDSIPPHSANSLSAGMRQETRYTPLLTPIQQRGVVDACAQQLLTSVGLRSLSPQHPQYRGAYGGDQLQRDSAYHQGTVWGWLIGPFVLAHLHVYKNPGQAREFLEPMAHHIRGGGVGSLGEIFEGDAPHSPRGCTAQAWTVAEVLRAWLAINTVGV
- a CDS encoding transposase; this translates as MPLKLREAQLKVAYRNLPHWELEGAVYFITFNTWEKLELTPAARQVVLNACKFFDRQRYQIFCLVVMPDHVHMLMQPLAKSDNKFWSLSSILHSMKSYSSKQIPKVMKHIGTVWQDERHDHIVRDEREFQVFWEYIRQNPVKAGLSVTPEEYPFFWQIYEV
- the treZ gene encoding malto-oligosyltrehalose trehalohydrolase; translated protein: MKIGANYLGNNQCKFTVWAPTIKQIAVQIVSPKKRLIPLQQSAEGYWETTATDIEPGTLYTYQIEGKTDRPDPASKYQPQGVHAPSQVIDENIFTWTDTNWQGVPLPEMIIYELHVGTFTQAGTFEAIIPQLKQLKELGINAIEIMPVAQFPGERNWGYDGVYPYAVQNSYGGPEGFKTLVNACHEHGISVILDVVFNHLGPEGNYLREFGPYFTSKYGSVWGDPLNFDDAYSDGVRNYFIENALYWFRDYHIDALRLDAIQAIFEVSARPFLQELSDATAEISQEVGRQLYLIAESDLNDVRTIRPKEQGGFGIDAQWCDDFHHALHALLTGEDDRYYQDFGKCEHLEKAFKESFVYSGQYAPHRKRKHGNSVKDEPGHKFLVFAQTHDQIGNRILGDRLSKIVDLEGLKLAAGTVLISPYIPFFFMGEEYGEEAPFFYFVSHSDENLIEAIRKDKQQEFKIFEGRGEFNDPQSPETFDKCKLNWEKQTEGKHKILWQWHQHLIQLRRTIPALKKLDKNSLEVSSIEAEKILFLRRWTDDSQIFCILNFNRQEVAFTAALPQGNWNKILDSADEKWMGSGSSLPEKITSEQELIVKPQSFALYEIIQK
- a CDS encoding EVE domain-containing protein; amino-acid sequence: MNYWLMKSEPNVYSIGDLKHDRTSIWDGVRNYQARNFMREMSRGDLVFFYHSNTKIPGIVGLVRVVETGVADPTQFDRNSEYYDAKSQFDAPRWQTVRVEFVEEFAKLISLDELKKNFSADEILLVRKGNRLSVMPVSESAAQKILKMR
- a CDS encoding SRPBCC family protein; the protein is MLVKTNALVEIAASPELVFDFVTSLSNLPKVFRGYGPIPAIIKAEMADGGEMREGGVRRIENSDSSVIDEEIITFKKPERQTYRLVRGFKFPVSLLIESGGGDWNFTATAKGTRIDWEFYFMLTSPVFYPLGLLLVQVFMQKAMQQCLDKIKEYLANPSE